The Ignicoccus hospitalis KIN4/I genome includes the window AGGCTCCTCGCGGCCCTCTAGGAGCAAGGCCGGCAGCTCCGCGTAGAGCACGACGGAAGAGGTGAGGGGTTCGAAGTACATCCCCACCGCGCGCAGCTCCAAGTCCAACTTCGCCAAAAGCTCGCAGACCCGGGGGTCGCCCTTGCAGTAGGGCACGAAGCCCGAGGCCTTCGGGAAGCCCACCACGAAGACAACCACCTTCCTCCCCTCGAAGGCGCCGAGCTCCTCCAAGTGCCTAACCCCCCTGTCCGTAGGGCAGTCCGGCCACATGCCGAAGCCCCTCCAAGATGCCAAGTCCGCGCTCTTCGCCTCCACCAACGCCCTCCCCTCCGGGCACCGGAGCTCGAAGTCGAAGGTCGAGCTGCCGTAACGGGGCCTCCGCTTGACCTCGCACCCCCTCGCCCAGCTCAAGTAGCCGAGCTCGAAGGCCCTCTCCAAGGCCCTCTCTTGCAAGTTCGTATCAGTTACCGCGAAGCCGAAGGGG containing:
- a CDS encoding DNA/RNA nuclease SfsA, whose amino-acid sequence is MIVPERPLLKLEAFHCTVKEKVNRFVVRASVGEEELLVHNTNTGRLEDLIWEGNEAYCSPKGGGKLKYKLVAAKTPFGFAVTDTNLQERALERAFELGYLSWARGCEVKRRPRYGSSTFDFELRCPEGRALVEAKSADLASWRGFGMWPDCPTDRGVRHLEELGAFEGRKVVVFVVGFPKASGFVPYCKGDPRVCELLAKLDLELRAVGMYFEPLTSSVVLYAELPALLLEGREEPLPKVVA